A window of Candidatus Schekmanbacteria bacterium contains these coding sequences:
- a CDS encoding radical SAM protein gives MTEKLKNILCIYPYKKELSSAGFMPPIGLESIARTASEFSEKIKIVDMRFENGNLSRFMNPLPDAVLISVNWYYEKKKVKELIRSIPPGILTIVGGREATETTETLLQECPNIDIIVRGEGEKTIREILQNTPLHEIKGISYNCDGKVIHNPMRGMDDLSHFYKIGRNLRDYKYQFKISGINFGYTVDGVFSSRGCPYNCKFCTFNFTPDGEKIKWRGREPEDVVEEIKEIDADFIIFLDENFTHDVKRVERICDLIIEQKIKKVFVSNARIEIYRHPEVLAKMEKAGFRFLTLGIESSQDHVLKQMRKGFTTDDLRKGFAVLRKFNIFSHAYFIIGSPNETKEEMLNIAGFAREVGIGSIGVSNLRCAPTSPMYAEIKGLRGYHIDKKERVYSDKYSVSDIKEIRKTIYGKFYTASTLWKIFAFFVSNGLLTPKLLFNVARTSINPFVLGRQNKKKNDVKKARKILKQQSKINK, from the coding sequence GTGACAGAAAAGTTAAAAAATATATTATGTATTTATCCATACAAGAAAGAGCTTTCTTCTGCCGGGTTCATGCCTCCCATAGGTCTTGAAAGCATAGCCAGGACTGCAAGCGAATTTTCAGAGAAGATAAAAATTGTGGATATGCGATTTGAGAATGGGAACCTCAGCCGTTTTATGAACCCCCTCCCTGATGCTGTTTTAATCAGCGTCAACTGGTACTACGAGAAAAAAAAGGTGAAAGAGCTTATACGCTCAATCCCTCCAGGCATACTTACCATAGTTGGCGGACGTGAAGCCACGGAAACCACAGAAACCCTCTTACAGGAATGCCCCAATATTGATATCATTGTCAGAGGAGAAGGAGAGAAAACAATAAGGGAAATCCTCCAGAACACCCCTTTACACGAAATAAAGGGAATTTCATACAACTGCGATGGAAAAGTCATTCATAACCCCATGAGGGGTATGGATGATCTAAGCCATTTTTATAAGATAGGCAGAAATTTAAGAGATTATAAATATCAGTTTAAAATCAGCGGCATTAATTTCGGATATACAGTTGATGGCGTCTTTTCATCAAGAGGATGCCCGTATAACTGCAAGTTTTGTACTTTCAATTTTACACCCGATGGAGAAAAGATAAAATGGAGAGGCCGTGAGCCTGAAGATGTTGTTGAGGAAATAAAAGAGATCGACGCGGATTTCATAATTTTCCTCGATGAGAACTTCACCCATGATGTAAAAAGAGTTGAGCGGATATGCGACCTCATCATTGAGCAGAAAATTAAAAAAGTATTTGTTTCCAATGCAAGGATAGAAATCTACCGACATCCTGAGGTACTCGCCAAAATGGAAAAAGCAGGATTCAGATTTCTTACGCTTGGTATCGAATCATCACAGGATCATGTTCTAAAGCAGATGAGAAAGGGATTTACAACTGATGATTTGAGAAAGGGATTTGCGGTTCTCCGGAAATTCAATATATTTTCTCACGCCTATTTCATAATAGGCAGCCCCAATGAGACAAAGGAAGAAATGCTCAATATTGCCGGCTTTGCCCGCGAGGTCGGCATTGGCTCCATAGGTGTCAGCAACCTGAGGTGCGCCCCGACCTCTCCCATGTATGCCGAGATAAAAGGTCTCCGCGGCTATCATATTGACAAAAAGGAGAGAGTTTATTCAGATAAATATTCTGTAAGTGATATTAAAGAAATCAGAAAAACAATTTATGGAAAGTTCTACACTGCTTCAACGTTATGGAAGATTTTCGCATTCTTTGTTTCCAATGGTCTGTTGACCCCAAAACTGCTCTTCAACGTCGCAAGGACTTCCATAAATCCCTTTGTTTTAGGACGCCAGAATAAAAAGAAAAATGATGTCAAAAAAGCACGGAAAATATTGAAACAGCAGTCAAAGATTAATAAATAA
- a CDS encoding pyridoxamine 5'-phosphate oxidase family protein, which yields MKGKMDKEKLEKEIIEFLNENSSRKGTLDVGCGLAHGSACALATCRNNKPRNTPVDFFSEGLVLWIGAEPGEKVVNIKENPSVSVTVYKSVGDHSATNKSMQYFGNAALITKKNNEKLYLEKFREFGMYDSMGKMVDDRIKRGELPESERETFFEKVLNAFSLIRIEPEKIIYLYLEPEKSAVKYTWTKKE from the coding sequence ATGAAGGGAAAGATGGATAAAGAGAAGCTTGAAAAGGAGATAATAGAATTCCTGAATGAGAATAGTTCGAGGAAAGGAACTCTTGATGTGGGATGCGGACTTGCACATGGAAGCGCATGCGCACTTGCCACATGCAGGAATAATAAACCGAGAAACACTCCGGTTGATTTCTTCAGCGAAGGGCTTGTTCTGTGGATAGGTGCTGAACCAGGGGAAAAAGTAGTTAACATCAAAGAGAACCCCTCTGTGTCAGTCACGGTTTATAAATCAGTGGGAGACCACAGCGCGACAAACAAGAGCATGCAGTATTTCGGGAATGCGGCCCTTATCACAAAAAAGAACAATGAAAAGCTTTACCTTGAAAAATTCCGCGAGTTTGGCATGTACGATTCAATGGGAAAGATGGTAGATGACAGGATAAAGAGAGGAGAGCTTCCTGAATCTGAGAGAGAAACTTTTTTTGAAAAGGTCCTTAATGCCTTCAGTCTCATAAGAATAGAACCTGAAAAGATAATTTATCTCTATCTTGAACCGGAAAAAAGCGCGGTAAAATATACATGGACTAAGAAAGAGTAA
- a CDS encoding glycosyltransferase family 39 protein — MQSNIDKDRNLTFHVIVILIVSFILKLILLLRFSNIPFVNDELFYKTLAEGLSSGNGVGIQKDVLWNGLLWPPGYISFLAAHISLFNNWVVAAKLSQIVLSTLSAYVIYLIGKKYFSEKTGAIACAIVSFNPTLIAFTHYFWNETLYIFLFYLFIYCILRTTEEESIRWPIISGIMLAATAYIKPLSLYFYPVIMLWMYFSAGLRKKKQMRNICLPLITALLLISPWTIRNYIVYDRFCLVDANLGVNLISGNTPGGPANYDYNMWRSYKTYENPDMSMNVIDRDKERTAIALKCIADAPLDFLKKIPTKICDLFSPTSFLVRHIKLKLYGNPESSIAKITIWTDVLSYMAIVLLGIAGLVIGTERANSSHIRILFLCLFFYTITIHTITFGMSRFRLGLMPFVMLYAADALCTGIPALTKIKRTALLFASISVIIFIIMWMKRIGSVFL, encoded by the coding sequence ATGCAATCAAACATTGATAAAGATAGGAACCTGACTTTCCATGTAATCGTAATTCTAATTGTATCATTCATATTAAAACTCATACTTCTGCTCAGGTTTTCAAATATACCGTTCGTGAACGATGAACTCTTCTATAAGACTCTTGCAGAGGGGCTTTCATCAGGAAACGGAGTTGGGATTCAAAAAGATGTCCTCTGGAACGGGCTTCTCTGGCCTCCAGGCTACATATCCTTTCTTGCAGCGCATATATCTTTATTCAACAACTGGGTGGTTGCAGCTAAACTTTCCCAGATAGTTTTAAGCACTCTGTCAGCATATGTTATATACCTTATTGGGAAAAAATATTTTTCGGAGAAAACCGGGGCAATAGCCTGCGCAATTGTTTCCTTTAATCCTACTCTTATTGCCTTCACTCATTATTTCTGGAATGAGACGCTCTATATATTCCTTTTCTACCTGTTCATTTACTGCATTTTAAGAACGACAGAGGAGGAATCAATCCGGTGGCCAATAATCTCCGGAATCATGCTTGCTGCAACAGCTTATATCAAACCCCTCTCCCTTTATTTCTATCCGGTCATAATGCTCTGGATGTATTTTTCTGCCGGGCTCAGAAAAAAGAAACAGATGAGGAACATTTGCCTGCCCCTTATAACGGCTCTTCTTCTAATTTCTCCATGGACTATCAGAAACTATATCGTATACGACAGGTTCTGTTTGGTTGACGCCAATCTGGGAGTGAACCTAATAAGCGGTAACACGCCCGGAGGTCCGGCTAATTACGATTACAACATGTGGAGAAGTTACAAGACCTATGAAAACCCCGATATGTCAATGAATGTCATAGACAGGGACAAAGAAAGAACTGCGATTGCATTAAAATGTATCGCTGATGCACCTTTGGATTTTCTAAAAAAAATACCGACCAAAATATGTGATCTTTTCTCTCCGACCTCATTTCTTGTGCGCCACATCAAGTTAAAACTTTACGGCAATCCCGAAAGCTCAATCGCCAAAATAACCATCTGGACCGATGTTTTGTCCTACATGGCGATAGTCCTTCTCGGCATTGCAGGATTGGTAATCGGAACCGAGAGAGCAAATTCTTCTCATATCAGGATCCTTTTCCTGTGCCTGTTTTTCTATACAATAACAATCCACACAATTACATTCGGAATGTCAAGGTTCAGGCTGGGGCTAATGCCTTTTGTTATGCTCTATGCAGCTGATGCTCTCTGTACCGGAATACCCGCTCTAACTAAAATAAAACGTACTGCACTGCTATTTGCTTCCATTTCTGTAATTATTTTTATTATCATGTGGATGAAAAGAATCGGTTCGGTTTTTCTCTAA
- a CDS encoding sulfatase, with amino-acid sequence MTLYKSRKCLPVYMAFVLLLLPCLGCMRKPVEKNTNLNIILITIDAARADHIGAYGYRRETSPNVDRIAKNGVLFENCYSHASWTLPSMISMFTSILPVIHGNVRAQIESKKIIYQEVLSDDFETLPEFMKSAGYTTAGFSTNGHLIRKEGFAQGFDYYDEECLWENAECVNEKAISWLENNHDKKFFMWVHYIDAHADHQPGIKGRYNPPEKYKEMFKVEGDPMGKEVSEALYDGEIRHCDDVFGELLKEFEKYGILENSVIVITSDHGESFMEHGKWYHADNVYRELIHVPFIISYPPLFEKGKKIDTVVSHIDLLPTLLEIAGINPASRIEGKSLVPLLEGKGNKWEDKSVYCETRKYDGLDLRTIILDNYQYILNYKDGMEELYNMADDPLETKNLINEKKILSAEMRKILEHEVSTKEKLAKKPLLVEEMEKERIEKLRLLGYIK; translated from the coding sequence ATGACATTATATAAATCAAGAAAATGTTTACCGGTATATATGGCCTTTGTTTTACTTTTGCTTCCATGTCTGGGATGCATGAGAAAACCGGTCGAAAAAAACACTAATCTCAATATCATTCTCATAACCATAGATGCAGCAAGGGCTGATCATATAGGGGCTTATGGATACAGGAGGGAAACTTCACCTAACGTGGACAGGATCGCAAAGAATGGCGTGCTTTTTGAAAACTGTTACTCCCATGCGTCATGGACATTGCCGTCAATGATATCAATGTTCACTTCTATTCTTCCCGTTATACATGGAAATGTGCGTGCCCAGATTGAAAGCAAGAAAATAATCTACCAGGAAGTTTTAAGCGATGACTTTGAAACACTCCCGGAATTCATGAAATCCGCTGGATACACAACTGCAGGGTTTTCAACAAACGGGCATTTAATTCGTAAAGAGGGGTTTGCGCAGGGTTTTGATTATTATGATGAAGAATGCCTTTGGGAAAATGCGGAATGTGTAAATGAAAAAGCAATAAGCTGGTTAGAAAACAATCATGACAAGAAATTCTTTATGTGGGTTCATTACATAGATGCCCATGCCGATCACCAGCCCGGGATAAAAGGAAGGTACAATCCGCCGGAAAAATACAAAGAAATGTTCAAAGTAGAGGGCGATCCCATGGGGAAGGAAGTATCAGAAGCTCTCTATGACGGAGAAATAAGGCACTGCGACGATGTATTCGGTGAATTATTAAAGGAATTCGAAAAATACGGGATACTCGAAAATTCAGTTATTGTTATAACAAGTGATCATGGCGAATCATTCATGGAACACGGGAAATGGTATCATGCTGACAATGTTTACAGAGAACTGATACATGTCCCATTTATAATTTCATATCCCCCGCTCTTTGAAAAGGGAAAGAAGATTGATACCGTTGTAAGTCACATAGACCTTCTCCCCACACTTCTTGAAATTGCAGGAATAAATCCAGCGTCTCGGATTGAAGGCAAAAGCCTTGTCCCCTTACTTGAAGGAAAAGGCAATAAATGGGAAGACAAAAGTGTTTATTGCGAAACCAGAAAATATGATGGTCTTGATCTCAGGACTATTATCCTTGATAATTACCAATATATTCTTAACTATAAAGACGGCATGGAAGAACTTTACAACATGGCAGATGACCCATTAGAAACAAAAAACCTCATTAATGAAAAGAAAATATTATCAGCAGAAATGCGCAAAATACTTGAACATGAAGTAAGTACAAAAGAAAAACTGGCAAAAAAACCACTCCTTGTTGAAGAAATGGAAAAGGAAAGGATAGAGAAGCTCAGATTACTTGGATACATTAAATAA
- a CDS encoding sulfatase has protein sequence MKRCLFILFIAVILVSAGGCGKKNINAEKDYNIVLIVADTLRSDYISCYGNRWIKTPSIDSIAKDGILFENAISQASWTLPSHASLMTSRYPIQHGCLSYNNPLSEKETTLAEVLKQDNFTTGAFISTFLVSSKFGFQQGFDTFDEKLDSDFQRPVTEFHADSLRWIEKKKNGKFFLWLHYFEPHYPYLPHIPFTDDYEKILNKKVKGTFDRSHEWIKDTYNKKKEDISEADTNRMRSLYAGEISYLDRFIGEVISKLKEEGVYDKTLIIFTSDHGEMLGEHHLIEHGESLYQEEIHVPLIIKLPADMKYTHGARINGIVEHVDVMPTLLDLLGVKSNIKLEGKSLRSLILGISGISENNAIVKPIAHSEVHNYKSLISGNLKLIMSLPVLDTPMLFDINKDPEEKNNIYYEEKEKAKEMKNGLLDWVMAMNNPAPAKTRLTREEEDKLKSLGYINAGVSRTLNISVYPPSGLTAEVRDGNILRYLSGGKIQMKEEKWNGTEIQLTPDGHGKEGTVEFWFKPAWEWNKSDKVKVFSLNAGKSSVINVDKVGEALDTNEGKVYRGSFLRVGVSSESDRFVYYDVSRLSDNIPHHILLTWKNISAQEGGRILLFIDGTKDEFSPELKFTAPLNEGINSITFGDGNKRESMGNLKIYRNFYESGSIIMQVYRKALEYEETTHETGK, from the coding sequence ATGAAGCGTTGTTTATTTATTTTATTTATTGCTGTTATTCTCGTATCTGCAGGCGGATGCGGAAAAAAAAACATCAATGCAGAAAAAGATTACAATATAGTCCTTATTGTAGCTGATACCCTGAGGTCAGATTACATCTCATGTTACGGGAATAGATGGATTAAAACGCCTTCAATTGATTCGATTGCAAAAGACGGGATTCTGTTTGAAAATGCAATTTCCCAGGCATCATGGACGCTCCCTTCACATGCATCTCTTATGACATCCAGATATCCTATTCAGCATGGCTGTTTGAGCTACAACAATCCTCTTTCTGAAAAAGAAACCACACTTGCTGAAGTTTTAAAGCAGGACAACTTTACCACAGGTGCTTTTATAAGCACTTTTCTTGTAAGCTCTAAATTTGGCTTCCAGCAGGGTTTTGACACATTTGACGAAAAACTTGATTCTGATTTTCAAAGACCAGTAACAGAATTCCATGCTGACAGTCTTAGGTGGATTGAAAAAAAGAAAAATGGAAAATTTTTCCTGTGGCTCCATTATTTTGAGCCTCACTATCCATATCTTCCGCATATTCCTTTTACTGATGATTATGAGAAGATTTTAAATAAAAAAGTGAAAGGTACTTTTGACCGCTCTCATGAATGGATAAAGGATACGTATAATAAGAAAAAAGAGGACATTTCAGAAGCTGATACAAACAGAATGAGGAGCCTCTATGCCGGAGAAATAAGCTATCTGGATCGTTTTATTGGAGAAGTAATCTCCAAGCTAAAAGAGGAAGGGGTTTATGACAAGACTCTCATAATATTTACATCAGACCATGGAGAGATGCTGGGAGAACATCATCTTATAGAACACGGCGAAAGCCTTTACCAGGAAGAGATCCATGTGCCTCTCATTATAAAACTACCGGCAGATATGAAATACACACACGGAGCTCGTATAAACGGAATAGTAGAGCATGTTGATGTGATGCCTACTCTTCTTGACCTGCTGGGAGTGAAATCCAATATCAAGCTTGAGGGGAAAAGCCTCCGTTCATTAATTTTAGGGATTTCAGGGATTTCAGAAAATAATGCCATAGTAAAACCAATTGCCCATAGCGAGGTGCACAACTATAAAAGTCTGATATCTGGAAATTTGAAGCTGATAATGTCGTTACCAGTGCTTGATACTCCAATGCTCTTCGATATCAATAAGGACCCGGAAGAAAAAAATAATATTTATTATGAAGAGAAAGAAAAAGCCAAAGAAATGAAGAATGGGCTTCTGGACTGGGTAATGGCAATGAACAATCCTGCACCAGCAAAGACACGTCTTACAAGAGAAGAGGAAGATAAACTTAAAAGCCTCGGATATATTAATGCAGGTGTAAGCAGGACGCTTAATATAAGTGTCTATCCTCCTTCAGGACTAACTGCTGAAGTTCGCGATGGGAATATTCTGCGTTATTTGTCAGGTGGTAAAATCCAGATGAAAGAGGAGAAATGGAATGGAACAGAAATCCAATTAACGCCTGATGGACATGGCAAAGAGGGAACAGTGGAGTTCTGGTTCAAACCAGCCTGGGAATGGAATAAGAGCGATAAAGTGAAGGTGTTTTCCTTAAATGCCGGCAAATCCTCTGTTATAAATGTTGACAAGGTTGGGGAGGCACTTGATACAAATGAAGGGAAAGTTTACAGAGGTTCATTCCTCAGAGTTGGTGTAAGCAGTGAATCGGATAGGTTTGTATACTATGATGTTAGCCGGTTATCTGACAATATTCCACACCATATACTTCTTACATGGAAAAATATATCAGCACAAGAAGGGGGAAGAATTTTACTTTTTATTGACGGCACAAAAGATGAGTTTTCTCCGGAATTGAAATTTACTGCTCCACTGAATGAGGGAATAAACTCGATAACTTTTGGAGATGGAAATAAAAGAGAGAGTATGGGTAATTTAAAAATTTACAGAAACTTTTATGAATCGGGCTCCATAATTATGCAGGTGTACAGAAAAGCTTTAGAGTATGAAGAAACAACCCATGAAACAGGAAAATAA